The proteins below come from a single Triticum aestivum cultivar Chinese Spring chromosome 5D, IWGSC CS RefSeq v2.1, whole genome shotgun sequence genomic window:
- the LOC123124276 gene encoding skin secretory protein xP2, with the protein MTSEPETPRITELHVRMDCNGCVHKIRKTLSGIDGVGEVHVDQPNHKITVVGIADPAKIVKAIRKTNRVPTICSHTDPAAPAPPAEGGEAPAAAPAPSAGGGEAPPAAPAPPAEGEAPAADAPPPPPPPPPAEEAPAEPTAAENKEAPPAETPATAMIYMVHDCPYSHHAYKGHWAVHPSNIHGVRYEYDAAAPYYAAHSRSYSPCTSEYGHGGSSAQEGRCYYHPAAARGRGDGSQITSMFSEENPNACSIA; encoded by the exons ATGACTTCAGAACCAGAG ACACCGCGAATAACCGAGCTCCATGTAAGGATGGACTGCAACGGGTGCGTGCACAAGATCAGGAAGACCCTGAGCGGCATTGACGGTGTAGGTGAGGTACATGTTGATCAACCTAACCACAAGATCACGGTGGTGGGGATCGCTGATCCTGCGAAGATCGTCAAGGCCATCAGGAAGACCAATAGGGTTCCCACCATCTGCTCACACACCGACCCTGCAGCTCCGGCGCCACCCGCGGAAGGGGGAGAAGCCCCGGCTGCAGCTCCGGCGCCATCCGCGGGAGGGGGAGAAGCCCCGCCTGCAGCTCCGGCGCCACCCGCGGAAGGGGAAGCCCCGGCTGCTGatgcgcctccgcctccgcctccgcctccgcctgcagAAGAGGCACCAGCAGAACCCACCGCGGCAGAGAACAAAGAGGCGCCGCCGGCTGAAACGCCAGCCACCGCCATGATATACATGGTGCATGACTGCCCATACAGCCACCATGCGTACAAAGGTCACTGGGCAGTCCATCCGAGCAACATCCATGGCGTCAGATATGAATATGATGCTGCCGCACCATATTACGCAGCACATAGTCGTAGCTATAGTCCTTGCACATCAGAGTACGGACATGGGGGCTCTTCTGCCCAAGAAGGAAGATGCTACTACCATCCAGCGGCTGCTAGGGGAAGAGGAGATGGGAGCCAGATCACTTCGATGTTCAGCGAGGAGAATCCCAACGCATGCAGCATAGCATAA
- the LOC123124275 gene encoding cationic amino acid transporter 1-like codes for MAPGEATDVGMRRPGCCGGGVFPEESFASWGTYGRALLETGPRLRDRLTARSAVDVEVHAVRGRSGADMRRELNWWDLAWFGVGAVIGAGIFVLTGQEAKEAAGPAVVLSYAVSGISAMLSVFCYTEFAIEIPVAGGSFAYLRVELGDFMAFIAAGNILLEYCIGGAAVARSWTSYFATLLNHHPNDFRIHATSLAEDYNRLDPIAVVVITLICLFAVLSTKGSSRFNYILSIVHFAVIIFIIGAGLSKAKLSNFTADFAPYGARGIFAASAVLFFAYIGFDAVSTMAEETKNPAKDIPVGLVGAMALTTVVYCVLAVTLCLMQPYRDIDPDAPFSVAFSAVGMDWAKYIVAFGALKGMTTVLLVSAVGQARYLTHIARTHMAPPCLAVVSPRWGTPVRATVTMLTATAIIAFFTDLGILSNLLSISTLFIFMLVAVALLVHRYYASGETTTANRNKLVSCIAVILAASVGTAVYWGLAVDGGWAAYVVTVPAWFAATLYLHLGVPKARVPKMWGVPLVPWLPSASIFINIFLLGSIDAKSFMRFAIWTVALLVYYFFVGLHASYDTAKVLAAEAAAARVEEGGHKAVEIAGASN; via the exons ATGGCGCCCGGCGAGGCGACGGACGTCGGCATGCGCCGGCCCGGGTGCTGCGGCGGCGGCGTCTTCCCGGAGGAGTCGTTCGCGAGCTGGGGCACGTACGGGCGCGCGCTGCTGGAGACGGGGCCGCGGCTCAGGGACCGGCTCACGGCGCGCTCCGCCGTCGACGTCGAGGTGCACGCCGTGCGCGGCCGCAGCGGCGCCGACATGCGCCGGGAGCTCAACTGGTGGGACCTCGCGTGGTTCGGCGTCGGCGCCGTCATCGGGGCCGGCATCTTCGTGCTCACGGGAcaggaggccaaggaggccgccgggCCCGCCGTCGTGCTCTCCTACGCCGTCTCCGGCATCTCGGCCATGCTCTCCGTGTTCTGCTACACCGAGTTCGCCATCGAGATCCCAGTCGCTG gcGGTTCGTTCGCGTACCTGCGGGTGGAGCTGGGCGACTTCATGGCCTTCATCGCCGCCGGCAACATCCTGCTCGAGTACTGCatcggcggcgcggcggtggcgcgctCGTGGACGTCCTACTTCGCCACGCTGCTCAACCACCACCCCAACGACTTCCGCATCCACGCCACCTCGCTCGCCGAAGACTACAACCGCCTCGACCccatcgccgtcgtcgtcatcacgCTCATCTGCCTCTTCGCCGTGCTCAGCACCAAGGGCTCCTCCCGCTTCAACTACATCCTCTCCATCGTCCACTTCgccgtcatcatcttcatcatcggcGCCGGCCTCTCCAAGGCCAAGCTCTCCAACTTCACCGCCGACTTCGCGCCCTACGGCGCCCGCGGCATCTTCGCCGCGTCGGCGGTGCTCTTCTTCGCCTACATCGGCTTCGACGCCGTCAGCACCATGGCCGAGGAGACCAAGAACCCGGCCAAGGACATCCCCGTGGGGCTCGTCGGCGCGATGGCGCTCACCACCGTCGTCTACTGCGTGCTCGCCGTCACGCTCTGCCTCATGCAGCCGTACCGGGACATCGACCCCGACGCGCCCTTCTCCGTCGCCTTCAGCGCCGTCGGCATGGACTGGGCCAAGTATATCGTGGCCTTCGGCGCGCTCAAGGGGATGACCACCGTGCTGCTCGTGAGCGCCGTGGGCCAGGCCAGGTACCTCACCCACATCGCGCGGACGCACATggcgccgccgtgcctcgccgtcGTGTCGCCGCGCTGGGGAACGCCGGTGCGCGCCACGGTCACAATGCTCACCGCCACGGCCATCATCGCGTTCTTCACCGACCTCGGCATCCTCTCCAACCTCCTCTCCATCTCCACGCTCTTCATTTTCATGCTCGTCGCCGTCGCGCTGCTGGTCCACCGCTACTACGCCTCCGGCGAAACCACCACCGCCAACCGTAACAAGCTCGTCTCGTGCATCGCCGTGATCCTCGCCGCCTCCGTCGGCACAGCGGTGTACTGGGGCCTGGCGGTGGACGGCGGGTGGGCGGCATACGTGGTGACCGTGCCGGCGTGGTTCGCCGCGACGCTTTACCTGCACCTCGGGGTGCCAAAGGCGAGGGTGCCAAAGATGTGGGGGGTGCCGCTGGTGCCGTGGCTGCCGTCGGcatccatcttcatcaacatcttcctGCTCGGATCCATCGACGCAAAGTCTTTCATGAGGTTCGCGATATGGACGGTGGCGTTGCTCGTGTACTACTTCTTCGTCGGCCTCCACGCCTCCTATGACACTGCCAAGGTGCTCGCGGCCGAGGCGGCCGCCGCCAGGGTGGAAGAAGGCGGCCACAAGGCCGTGGAAATTGCCGGAGCTAGCAATTAA